A stretch of the Vulcanisaeta souniana JCM 11219 genome encodes the following:
- a CDS encoding ATPase, T2SS/T4P/T4SS family — protein sequence MLAPLKSSRYRNTTLARLIIAHQVLNCLGCPSINKCNFTRVLSNTAIAGRVDADILETLNNCGSLDLGSLLHTTRKLGSRYFIYRLLNALTKGRINDSMKVVMLKEGFIIGMNDFSLIVDRNLAMTNDSAIFLSRLVNDNDDCLLELIRIDNEYLNYLIELTRRVVPSGDYSLSSLLGSRERFLSRFIINDSLRASLLLASIGLGDLAPIILNANVEDIFITQDSMYINHSKYGICRVLNADPQVIARQFLRIANISGIRISTDNPSGKFSIIINGKRLRVTVDRWPLVEGVSVHVRLHKKPFTISDLVVAGSVNAVEAGRLVMAVRSGYNILIMGPPSSGKTTLLNALDMALPLNLRRIYIDETDESLELPTPSVKVKSLIGKTEEVLKSLHRGYGILIIGELREREHFEALIHGFNAGLQVMATTHAESIESLVTRLRAFLLSDLIDLSKFVLVTMERVRSTRRVKSIIYPQSFNPDQGKIDVITNIITKMRHYGNSYVNYSIQLNNALGNLGDPE from the coding sequence ATGCTTGCCCCCTTAAAATCCTCTAGGTATCGAAATACCACGCTTGCCCGGCTAATAATTGCGCACCAGGTTCTTAATTGCCTTGGGTGTCCATCGATCAATAAATGCAACTTTACAAGGGTTCTTTCTAACACGGCTATTGCAGGTAGAGTTGATGCGGATATCCTTGAGACCTTGAATAACTGTGGTTCATTAGACTTAGGGTCTTTACTCCATACCACGCGCAAGTTAGGCTCCAGGTACTTCATTTATAGGCTCCTTAATGCGTTAACTAAGGGGAGGATTAATGATTCAATGAAAGTGGTGATGCTTAAGGAGGGTTTTATCATTGGCATGAACGATTTTTCATTAATAGTTGACAGGAATTTAGCAATGACAAATGATTCTGCGATTTTCCTGTCTAGATTAGTTAATGATAATGATGATTGCTTGCTTGAATTAATTAGGATCGATAATGAATACTTAAACTACCTCATTGAGTTGACCAGGAGGGTCGTCCCCAGTGGTGACTATTCCCTATCATCATTATTAGGCTCGAGGGAGAGATTCCTGTCAAGATTCATAATCAATGATTCACTAAGGGCATCATTATTACTTGCCAGTATTGGTCTAGGGGATTTAGCACCCATTATCTTGAATGCTAATGTTGAGGATATTTTCATAACTCAGGATTCCATGTACATAAACCATAGTAAGTATGGTATTTGTAGGGTTTTGAATGCTGATCCACAGGTAATTGCAAGGCAATTTCTCAGGATCGCTAATATAAGCGGTATCAGGATCTCCACAGATAACCCAAGTGGGAAGTTTTCAATCATAATTAATGGCAAGAGACTTAGGGTAACTGTGGACAGGTGGCCGTTAGTTGAGGGTGTGTCTGTTCATGTTAGGCTTCATAAGAAGCCATTCACAATAAGTGACTTGGTTGTAGCCGGTTCAGTGAATGCTGTTGAGGCTGGGAGGCTAGTTATGGCGGTACGTAGTGGTTATAATATCCTAATAATGGGCCCTCCATCAAGTGGAAAAACCACGTTATTAAATGCACTGGATATGGCGCTACCTCTGAACTTAAGGAGAATTTACATAGATGAGACAGACGAATCCCTGGAGCTACCTACACCCAGTGTTAAGGTTAAATCACTAATTGGCAAGACGGAGGAGGTACTGAAGTCACTACATAGGGGTTATGGTATATTAATAATTGGTGAATTAAGGGAGAGGGAGCACTTTGAGGCATTAATACACGGTTTCAATGCTGGGCTCCAAGTAATGGCTACAACACATGCAGAGAGTATTGAATCCCTAGTGACTAGGTTAAGGGCGTTTCTGCTGAGTGATCTTATTGATTTAAGCAAATTCGTATTAGTGACCATGGAGAGAGTAAGATCCACACGTAGGGTTAAGTCTATTATATATCCTCAATCCTTTAATCCAGACCAAGGGAAGATCGATGTCATTACTAATATCATAACCAAGATGAGGCATTACGGAAATAGTTATGTTAACTACTCAATCCAGCTAAACAATGCCTTGGGCAATCTCGGTGATCCAGAATGA
- a CDS encoding SAM-dependent methyltransferase, which yields MTAPYVPTPRDIAIEMLKLANVRPGEIVVDPGAGECGIVTLAVTVFNTIGIGIEINPALVRSCIESFEKLGLRGRAYVVWGDLFDFDYSIADVVTLYLGSDINGKLRPKLMRELRHGSRIVSHDFEVPGLKPIKSVIIKGPFREHRVYLYIV from the coding sequence ATGACCGCACCCTATGTACCTACGCCACGTGACATAGCCATCGAAATGCTTAAACTAGCTAATGTGAGGCCTGGTGAGATTGTTGTTGATCCGGGTGCTGGCGAGTGCGGTATTGTTACGTTAGCTGTTACGGTGTTTAATACAATTGGTATTGGTATTGAGATTAACCCAGCGCTGGTTAGATCCTGCATTGAGTCCTTCGAGAAGTTGGGATTGAGGGGTAGGGCCTACGTTGTTTGGGGTGATCTATTTGATTTTGATTATTCAATAGCCGATGTAGTGACCTTATACCTAGGTAGTGACATTAATGGGAAGCTAAGACCTAAGTTAATGAGAGAGCTCAGGCATGGTTCTCGTATTGTTAGTCATGACTTCGAAGTACCTGGCTTAAAGCCCATTAAGTCAGTAATTATTAAGGGTCCATTTAGGGAGCATAGGGTTTATTTATACATTGTTTAG
- a CDS encoding histone family protein yields MPELPLAPIDRIFHKAGAERVGEDAIQALRDILEYIGFDIATKSIELARHAGRKTVTADDVKTAIRILRCIPAPTS; encoded by the coding sequence ATGCCTGAATTACCACTGGCACCAATAGACAGAATTTTCCATAAGGCGGGTGCTGAAAGGGTTGGTGAAGATGCAATACAAGCATTGAGAGATATTCTTGAATATATTGGGTTTGATATTGCAACAAAGAGTATAGAATTGGCGAGACATGCGGGAAGAAAGACGGTAACTGCTGATGATGTTAAGACAGCAATTAGAATTTTAAGATGTATTCCTGCACCTACCTCTTAA
- a CDS encoding phosphoribosyltransferase, with amino-acid sequence MVKVPIKLVSWDEITEWARVLSMKIRDSGWLPDVVVAIARGGYAPARLICDYLGITDLISIQVVHWPSTAQVTEKAYIKYPLSVDLGGKRVLVIDDIVDTGDSIQLAREYIERNNRNVEVRTAALQWISTVAKFKPDYWAIEVRDWVWFVYPWNVTEDMTNFIKRILLEEYKGGKREWTLNEIVNRMVEWYGDEVLKVKVTYIDLALRSLEKQGVIIRTNKDGVEHILFKA; translated from the coding sequence GTGGTTAAGGTACCAATAAAGCTTGTTAGTTGGGATGAAATAACCGAGTGGGCCAGAGTGTTGTCAATGAAAATAAGGGATTCAGGGTGGTTACCTGATGTTGTGGTTGCAATAGCCAGGGGCGGTTATGCACCAGCTAGATTAATCTGCGATTACCTAGGCATTACTGACCTGATAAGCATTCAAGTGGTTCATTGGCCTTCCACAGCGCAAGTTACCGAGAAGGCATACATTAAGTATCCGCTTTCTGTGGACCTAGGTGGAAAGAGGGTCCTTGTCATCGATGATATTGTCGACACAGGCGACTCCATACAATTGGCCAGGGAGTATATAGAGCGTAATAACAGGAATGTAGAGGTGAGAACGGCGGCGCTTCAATGGATATCAACCGTAGCCAAGTTCAAGCCTGATTACTGGGCCATTGAAGTTAGGGATTGGGTTTGGTTTGTTTATCCATGGAACGTCACTGAGGACATGACCAACTTCATAAAGAGAATACTACTTGAGGAATACAAGGGTGGTAAGAGGGAGTGGACGCTGAATGAGATAGTTAATAGGATGGTTGAGTGGTATGGTGACGAAGTCCTCAAGGTTAAGGTAACGTACATAGACCTAGCCCTCAGGAGCCTTGAGAAACAAGGCGTCATAATTAGGACCAATAAGGATGGCGTTGAGCATATACTGTTCAAAGCCTGA
- the thsB gene encoding thermosome subunit beta, whose translation MSSGTQAYLAQIGGVPVLVLKEGTQRAFGKEAMRINIMVAKAVAEVMKSTLGPKGMDKMLIDSLGDITITNDGATILDEMDVQHPIGKLLVEISKTQDDEVGDGTTTAVILAGALLEEAEKLLDKNIHPTVVVSGFKKALDVAMEHLRKIAIPVKRDDVATLKKVASTAMHGKISETVKDYFAELAVKAMLQVAEERNGKWVADLDNVQIVKKHGGALEDTQLVYGIVVDKEVVHAAMPKRVVNAKIALLDAPLEVEKPEIDAEIRINDPNQIRAFLEEEENILKSYVDKFKALGVNAVFTTKGIDDMAQYYLAKAGILAVRRVKRSDIEKLVRATGGRLVTNIEDMTEADLGFAGLIEERRIGDEKMVFVEQCKNPKAVSILIRGGFERLVDEAERNLTDALSVVSDVIEEPYVVPGGGAPEVEVAKVVRQFAAKVSGREQYAVEAFANAVEVIPKTLAENAGLDAVDVLTELRHIHESREDGWKYGINAFTGKVSDMWAIDVIEPLSVKLQALKAAVEATTMVLRIDEIIAASKVESGKKEEGKEGGEIGGSPGSFE comes from the coding sequence ATGAGTAGCGGTACACAGGCGTATCTCGCACAGATCGGTGGAGTACCAGTCTTAGTTCTAAAGGAAGGCACACAGAGGGCCTTTGGTAAGGAGGCAATGAGGATAAACATAATGGTTGCAAAGGCTGTTGCCGAGGTCATGAAATCAACACTTGGCCCTAAGGGCATGGATAAGATGCTGATTGACAGTCTTGGTGACATAACAATTACCAATGACGGAGCCACAATACTTGATGAAATGGATGTACAGCACCCAATCGGTAAGTTACTAGTTGAGATCTCTAAGACGCAGGACGACGAGGTCGGCGATGGAACAACAACTGCCGTCATACTAGCCGGTGCACTGCTTGAGGAGGCTGAGAAATTACTCGACAAGAACATACACCCCACCGTGGTAGTTTCAGGATTTAAGAAGGCACTTGATGTGGCCATGGAGCACCTAAGGAAAATAGCCATTCCTGTAAAGAGGGATGACGTGGCCACACTAAAGAAGGTGGCGTCCACGGCAATGCACGGTAAGATAAGCGAGACCGTTAAGGACTACTTCGCGGAGTTAGCCGTTAAGGCAATGCTACAGGTCGCTGAGGAGAGGAACGGAAAATGGGTTGCTGATCTAGATAATGTGCAGATCGTTAAGAAGCACGGTGGTGCTCTCGAGGACACCCAATTAGTTTATGGTATAGTTGTTGACAAGGAAGTAGTGCATGCGGCAATGCCTAAGAGGGTTGTTAATGCCAAGATTGCTTTACTCGATGCGCCACTTGAGGTTGAGAAGCCAGAGATTGATGCAGAGATCAGGATCAATGATCCTAATCAGATAAGGGCGTTCCTAGAGGAGGAGGAGAACATACTAAAGTCCTATGTTGATAAGTTCAAGGCCCTTGGAGTGAACGCAGTCTTCACAACAAAGGGCATTGATGATATGGCCCAGTACTACCTTGCCAAGGCAGGTATCCTGGCTGTCAGGAGGGTTAAGAGAAGCGATATTGAGAAGCTCGTTAGGGCAACTGGCGGTAGATTAGTGACTAACATTGAGGATATGACCGAGGCAGATCTTGGCTTTGCCGGTTTAATTGAGGAGAGGAGGATTGGAGACGAGAAGATGGTGTTTGTTGAACAGTGCAAGAATCCGAAGGCCGTCAGTATACTGATTAGGGGCGGCTTCGAGAGGCTTGTCGATGAGGCCGAGAGGAACTTAACCGATGCGCTTAGTGTGGTGTCTGATGTTATTGAAGAACCCTACGTAGTGCCTGGCGGTGGAGCACCTGAGGTGGAGGTTGCTAAGGTTGTTAGGCAATTCGCGGCCAAGGTTAGTGGTAGGGAGCAGTACGCAGTGGAGGCCTTTGCCAATGCCGTTGAGGTAATTCCAAAGACACTCGCTGAGAATGCTGGCCTAGACGCAGTTGATGTATTGACTGAGCTTAGGCACATACATGAGAGTAGGGAAGACGGGTGGAAGTACGGTATTAATGCCTTCACTGGAAAGGTATCTGACATGTGGGCTATTGATGTAATAGAACCACTTTCCGTCAAGTTACAGGCACTTAAGGCCGCTGTTGAGGCCACAACAATGGTACTTAGGATTGATGAGATAATCGCCGCAAGTAAAGTGGAGAGTGGAAAGAAGGAGGAGGGTAAGGAGGGCGGCGAGATCGGAGGCTCTCCAGGTTCATTTGAGTAA
- a CDS encoding ERCC4 domain-containing protein has translation MECTIIVDSREYETAEEVIKWIKRFGCSVVPRKLDIGDYVLPNNAGIERKRAMDFISSIVDGRLFEQGRELINAFSRAYVIVEGDLWRALGRREVHRHSILGALSTLIDMGIRVIYTPDEEGTAYIMKSLIEKSGNKGIKAIPVKRGETIKDAQIQFLSSLPGIGPKRAEALLRVFGTPLEALNNLGQWTRRVDNINENLVGLVRKVLTTRYGEESNNSIITIDEAVKEINEGTGNKDNKKDGDSINNKRNIMDFLGGK, from the coding sequence GTGGAGTGCACCATAATAGTTGATTCACGGGAGTACGAAACAGCAGAGGAGGTAATTAAGTGGATTAAGAGGTTTGGCTGTAGTGTCGTTCCTCGTAAATTGGACATTGGCGATTACGTGCTACCCAATAATGCCGGCATTGAACGTAAGAGGGCCATGGACTTCATCTCCTCGATAGTTGATGGCAGATTATTTGAACAGGGCAGGGAATTAATTAATGCCTTCAGTAGAGCATACGTGATTGTTGAGGGTGATTTATGGAGAGCCCTTGGCAGGAGGGAGGTTCATAGGCACTCCATACTTGGTGCATTAAGTACGTTAATTGATATGGGGATAAGGGTGATTTACACGCCTGATGAGGAGGGTACGGCTTATATCATGAAGTCATTAATAGAGAAGTCAGGTAATAAGGGCATTAAGGCGATACCTGTGAAGAGAGGCGAGACCATAAAGGACGCGCAAATTCAGTTCCTGTCATCTTTACCGGGCATAGGGCCGAAGAGAGCCGAGGCCTTGCTGAGGGTGTTTGGAACCCCCCTTGAGGCTTTAAATAACCTGGGGCAGTGGACCAGGAGGGTTGATAACATTAATGAGAATTTGGTAGGTCTCGTTAGGAAGGTATTAACCACTAGGTATGGTGAGGAATCCAATAATTCAATAATAACCATTGACGAGGCGGTTAAGGAAATTAATGAGGGTACTGGTAATAAGGATAATAAAAAGGATGGGGATAGCATTAATAATAAGCGTAATATAATGGATTTTCTCGGTGGTAAATAA
- the speD gene encoding adenosylmethionine decarboxylase, giving the protein MSTTSQLEYERSNGVIGKHVYGNLYGIDPSLLSDENFLRSLVIKAAEIANVHLVEVKSWKFINGDKEGVSVLALVVESHIAIHTWPVYRFASVDVYTCGDHSMPDKAFNYIVSALKPRRYVVNHADRSSD; this is encoded by the coding sequence ATGTCCACAACATCCCAGCTGGAATATGAAAGGTCAAATGGGGTGATTGGTAAGCACGTGTATGGTAATCTATACGGTATTGACCCAAGCCTCTTAAGTGATGAAAACTTCCTGCGGTCACTGGTTATTAAGGCTGCCGAAATAGCCAATGTGCACTTGGTTGAGGTTAAGTCCTGGAAGTTCATAAACGGTGATAAGGAGGGAGTCAGTGTACTTGCCCTAGTCGTGGAGAGCCACATAGCAATACATACGTGGCCCGTCTACAGGTTTGCGTCTGTTGATGTATATACTTGCGGAGATCACAGCATGCCCGACAAGGCATTTAACTACATAGTGAGCGCCCTAAAGCCTAGAAGATACGTCGTTAACCACGCAGACAGGTCAAGCGATTAA
- the nucS gene encoding endonuclease NucS, with translation MDITGFINNGEQTPDLDTLVDPAPAEALRLINLRKSTHVLLIYGDMVASYEGRAKSQLEDLMPRLVISKPDGTFMVHESNKEKPRLWNPPPSNLYASVNLGVLTLRSVRVSPREVVVVDIPVIRFVGAVRLGVTSNYRVFGTEEDLVNAITNNPSIVEDGLQVIAREYHTIVGDIDILGRDPRGNLVVIECKRSQAGPEAVNQLKRYVEHLSQKEGKNVRGILVAPSISSAAYHYLRHYGLEFRRVEPKSLA, from the coding sequence ATGGATATAACGGGGTTCATCAACAATGGGGAGCAAACGCCTGACCTAGATACCCTAGTCGATCCAGCGCCCGCGGAAGCCCTCAGGCTCATTAACCTCAGGAAGAGCACGCACGTGTTACTTATTTACGGCGATATGGTTGCCTCGTACGAAGGCAGAGCCAAGTCTCAACTTGAGGATTTAATGCCCAGGCTAGTCATTTCGAAGCCCGACGGGACCTTCATGGTTCATGAATCCAATAAGGAAAAGCCAAGGTTATGGAACCCTCCACCTTCAAACCTGTATGCTTCGGTTAACCTGGGTGTGCTAACACTTAGGAGTGTTAGGGTTAGTCCTAGGGAGGTGGTTGTCGTGGATATCCCTGTTATTAGGTTTGTGGGTGCTGTGAGACTTGGTGTTACGTCGAATTATAGGGTGTTTGGTACAGAGGAGGACTTGGTGAACGCCATAACCAATAACCCAAGCATCGTTGAGGATGGCCTGCAGGTAATTGCCAGGGAATACCACACAATTGTTGGCGACATTGATATCCTTGGCAGGGACCCTAGGGGCAACCTCGTGGTTATTGAGTGCAAGCGATCGCAGGCTGGCCCTGAGGCCGTTAATCAACTTAAGCGTTATGTGGAGCACTTGAGCCAGAAGGAGGGAAAGAACGTGCGGGGGATCCTGGTTGCTCCATCCATTTCATCCGCGGCCTATCATTATCTAAGGCATTACGGTTTAGAGTTTAGGCGTGTTGAACCAAAGTCGCTTGCCTAG
- a CDS encoding nicotinamide-nucleotide adenylyltransferase produces the protein MIRGLFTGRFQPPHWGHVWAVRDILREVDELVIVIGSAQFNYIIKDPFTVGERIWMLREALKEGSIDLSRIIIVPIPNIENNAAWFGHLRSYVPPFQVAYTGNPFVAMLLREAGIEVRQQPLYDREKYNSTRIRELMLKDNPEWEKLVPKSVAEIIRRINGIERLKTITTGEAEPHKW, from the coding sequence ATAATTAGGGGCCTTTTCACAGGCAGGTTTCAACCACCGCACTGGGGGCATGTTTGGGCCGTAAGGGACATACTAAGGGAGGTTGATGAGTTAGTAATAGTGATCGGTTCAGCACAATTCAATTACATAATTAAGGATCCATTCACAGTGGGCGAGAGGATATGGATGCTCCGGGAAGCATTAAAGGAGGGTAGTATTGACCTATCAAGAATCATCATAGTGCCAATACCCAATATTGAGAATAACGCTGCATGGTTCGGGCACCTGAGGTCATACGTACCACCATTCCAAGTGGCCTACACGGGTAACCCATTCGTAGCCATGCTACTCAGGGAGGCAGGCATTGAGGTGAGGCAACAACCACTTTACGATAGGGAGAAATACAACTCCACGAGGATTAGGGAATTAATGCTTAAAGACAATCCCGAGTGGGAAAAACTCGTACCAAAATCCGTAGCCGAAATAATAAGGAGGATAAACGGAATAGAAAGACTAAAAACAATAACCACAGGCGAGGCAGAACCACACAAGTGGTAA
- a CDS encoding citrate synthase/methylcitrate synthase translates to MSEEIKEVKIETSGKVIQSPCGPIIHGLEDVLVKTTTISDIDGKNGILWYRGYRIDDLAKYSTFEEVAYLILYGKLPNRKELEDLKALLASYRDLPNDVYTVMTTLGKAKAHPMLALEAGVAALGAFDENPSDYSKEANLKRAVKLTSALPIMIAAHYRASRGLDIVKPRKDLSHAANFLYMMFGKEPDETSTKAIDLYLVLHIDHEVPASTFATLVAISTWTDLYSAIAAGIATLKGPLHGGANEAAMKQYLEIGKPENARSYTEKLLGEGKRLMGVGHRVYKAYDPRARIYKELVRQLSEAKGNMTWYRIAEEVEKVVLEKLASKKLYPNIDFWSGIAMYLLGIPYEYYTPIFAMSRVVGWSAHAIEYLDQHRLFRPRACYTGPHDVPYVPIDKRQ, encoded by the coding sequence ATGAGCGAGGAGATTAAGGAAGTTAAGATTGAGACCAGTGGTAAGGTCATTCAAAGTCCTTGTGGACCCATAATTCATGGGCTTGAGGACGTTCTCGTTAAGACAACCACAATAAGCGATATTGATGGCAAAAACGGTATTTTATGGTACAGGGGCTACAGAATCGATGACTTGGCGAAGTACTCCACATTCGAGGAGGTAGCCTACCTAATACTCTATGGCAAGTTGCCGAATAGGAAGGAACTCGAGGACCTTAAGGCATTACTGGCATCATATAGGGACCTACCAAATGATGTTTATACGGTAATGACCACATTAGGTAAGGCCAAGGCCCACCCGATGCTCGCACTCGAGGCTGGTGTGGCTGCCCTAGGGGCATTTGATGAAAACCCAAGCGACTATAGTAAGGAGGCAAACCTCAAGAGGGCTGTTAAGTTAACATCCGCATTACCAATAATGATAGCTGCGCATTACAGGGCCAGTAGGGGTCTTGATATTGTTAAGCCCAGGAAGGATCTTAGTCATGCAGCTAACTTCCTTTACATGATGTTTGGCAAGGAACCTGACGAAACATCAACTAAGGCAATAGACCTGTACCTAGTGCTCCACATAGACCATGAGGTGCCTGCCTCGACCTTTGCGACGCTGGTTGCAATATCAACATGGACTGACCTATACTCAGCAATTGCAGCCGGTATAGCCACACTGAAGGGCCCACTGCACGGCGGCGCCAATGAGGCAGCAATGAAGCAGTACCTGGAGATTGGAAAGCCCGAGAATGCTAGGTCATATACGGAGAAACTGCTTGGTGAGGGTAAGAGGTTGATGGGTGTTGGCCATAGGGTGTATAAGGCCTATGACCCAAGGGCCAGGATATATAAGGAGCTCGTTAGGCAATTAAGTGAGGCTAAGGGTAACATGACTTGGTATAGGATTGCCGAGGAGGTAGAGAAGGTGGTTCTCGAGAAACTCGCTTCTAAGAAGCTTTATCCGAACATTGACTTCTGGAGCGGCATAGCCATGTACCTGCTCGGGATACCCTATGAGTACTACACGCCAATATTCGCAATGTCAAGGGTCGTCGGTTGGTCTGCACACGCTATTGAATACCTAGACCAACATAGGCTGTTTAGGCCAAGGGCTTGCTATACAGGTCCTCATGACGTGCCTTATGTACCCATCGATAAGAGACAGTGA
- a CDS encoding diphthamide synthesis protein codes for MNNDGELTEIMEGSFLLPLRNIEELANEYGKGGKLLIETPLGFKGVGLELARYLSNKGFNVYLSGRNVWGACDFSMVSDYRLIIHLGHALPLNIFRIINNNLRVIGQKHNGDVISVEIGNNSHVVFAPVYYKPQPELLVRLRETAGGIVETNPGMLVAYASPYRLYASEIAGMFDLPIAQGPMTGCFIQFPISSPVLFVGSGYFYPLTFKLLRPRTTVYLLDVFRNMVEDVEHVYRRYLAMKVRMLDEFRNAKLVGIVISRKPGQLRQDLVNPLIKKMRELGKDFVIIELDEVSPDFINNLPVDAVINTACPRVGIDDLDRFIKPVVNAGDILKTNTLDLNNLLVW; via the coding sequence ATGAATAACGATGGAGAATTAACGGAAATAATGGAAGGTTCTTTCCTATTGCCGCTTAGGAATATTGAGGAATTAGCCAATGAGTATGGAAAGGGCGGTAAGTTGCTTATCGAGACTCCCCTTGGCTTTAAGGGCGTTGGGTTGGAACTGGCTCGGTATCTATCCAATAAGGGCTTCAATGTCTATTTAAGTGGTCGTAATGTGTGGGGTGCCTGCGACTTCTCTATGGTTAGTGATTACCGGCTCATTATTCACCTGGGTCATGCATTACCACTTAATATATTTCGTATTATAAATAATAACCTTAGGGTCATTGGGCAGAAGCATAATGGTGATGTAATAAGCGTCGAGATTGGTAATAATTCTCACGTAGTCTTTGCACCTGTTTATTATAAACCGCAGCCCGAGTTATTAGTCAGGCTTAGAGAAACCGCTGGAGGGATCGTTGAGACTAACCCTGGTATGCTCGTTGCGTATGCATCGCCGTATAGGTTGTATGCCAGCGAAATTGCGGGTATGTTTGATCTACCTATTGCACAGGGTCCCATGACTGGCTGCTTCATTCAGTTTCCAATATCAAGCCCAGTACTATTCGTAGGCTCTGGTTACTTCTACCCATTAACATTTAAGCTGTTAAGGCCGAGAACAACGGTTTACCTATTGGATGTCTTTAGGAACATGGTTGAGGACGTGGAGCACGTATACCGCAGGTACTTAGCAATGAAAGTCAGGATGCTTGATGAATTCAGAAACGCTAAGCTTGTGGGTATTGTAATATCAAGGAAGCCGGGTCAACTTAGGCAGGATTTAGTTAACCCATTAATCAAAAAAATGAGGGAGTTGGGTAAGGACTTCGTTATTATTGAACTGGATGAAGTTTCACCTGACTTTATTAATAACCTGCCCGTAGATGCTGTGATAAACACTGCATGCCCGAGGGTGGGTATTGATGATCTAGACAGGTTCATTAAGCCTGTTGTTAATGCTGGTGATATCCTTAAGACAAACACCCTTGACTTAAACAACCTACTGGTTTGGTAG
- a CDS encoding DMT family transporter yields MPIKYYMSLAVAVVAISWASILILLSGAQPIAVAFWRTAIAAAVLLPLLIMERRNSAYVPTKVEALLIVVSGVALATHFMTWIESLYLTTVAASTTLVSTYPIFTLAMGRLIGERAGRRSVVGVLVAFLGIVLITIPEFYINLRALMGDLLALAGAVSGAAYFMIGRVIRIRASLAMYTVPVYGTAALIALPIGLSLHVRLWPYPPYTWFYIVMIVLGPMLLGHTLLNYSLRYSRAITVTTSTLGEPIGASSLALLLFHQIPQPLTVVGIVATLFGIYMVISEESTGAG; encoded by the coding sequence ATGCCTATTAAGTACTACATGTCACTCGCCGTAGCGGTGGTGGCAATATCCTGGGCCTCAATACTAATACTACTCTCTGGCGCCCAGCCAATAGCCGTGGCCTTCTGGAGAACGGCCATAGCAGCTGCGGTTTTATTACCACTATTGATAATGGAGAGGAGAAATAGTGCATACGTACCGACTAAAGTCGAGGCATTACTCATTGTGGTTAGTGGTGTTGCATTGGCCACGCACTTCATGACTTGGATAGAGAGTCTGTACCTAACCACTGTGGCTGCGAGTACAACGTTGGTATCCACCTACCCAATATTCACGTTAGCGATGGGACGGTTAATAGGCGAAAGAGCAGGGAGACGCTCAGTGGTTGGTGTATTAGTGGCTTTCCTAGGCATTGTGTTAATTACTATTCCCGAATTCTACATAAACCTGAGGGCATTAATGGGTGACTTGCTCGCCCTGGCTGGGGCTGTTTCTGGGGCTGCGTATTTCATGATAGGCAGGGTAATTAGGATAAGGGCATCCCTTGCCATGTACACAGTGCCTGTTTACGGCACCGCAGCCCTAATCGCACTACCCATTGGTTTATCACTGCATGTGAGGCTTTGGCCGTACCCACCATATACATGGTTCTACATAGTAATGATAGTGCTCGGCCCCATGTTACTCGGCCATACATTGTTGAATTACTCACTTAGGTACTCAAGGGCCATAACAGTAACAACATCAACCCTGGGCGAACCAATTGGCGCCTCATCATTAGCCTTGTTACTATTTCATCAGATTCCTCAACCATTAACGGTGGTTGGTATTGTGGCTACATTGTTCGGAATATACATGGTTATTTCTGAGGAAAGTACTGGAGCTGGTTAA